One genomic segment of Streptomyces sp. NBC_00239 includes these proteins:
- a CDS encoding class I SAM-dependent methyltransferase, with product MEIEILVVTDCPHTQPAAELLHHALGDVGLRGTTVTTRVVTDQDEAEQCGFTGSPTFLIDGRDPFDEASRPAGLACRMYRTPEGLASLPSLDQLRQALTGALHEQDLADAQRRHWQNTYTAHPCMYGEQPSTPAVHATGAFRAAGAKDVLELGAGHGRDALYFAREGFTVQATDFSATGLQQLQEAAHAQGVAERVSTTVHDVRDRLPLPDASVDAVFAHMLLCMALSTQEIHALVQDVRRVLRPGGLFVYTVRHTDDAHYGTGTPHGDDIYEHGGFAVHFFSRHLVDALAADWTLNEVHAFEEGELPRRLWRVTQTRPQ from the coding sequence ATGGAGATCGAGATCCTCGTCGTCACCGACTGCCCGCACACCCAGCCTGCGGCCGAGCTGCTGCACCATGCGCTCGGTGACGTCGGTCTGCGCGGCACCACGGTCACCACGCGCGTAGTCACTGACCAGGACGAGGCCGAACAGTGCGGGTTCACGGGGTCGCCGACCTTCCTGATCGACGGACGCGACCCGTTCGACGAGGCGAGCCGTCCGGCAGGGTTGGCGTGCCGGATGTACCGGACACCGGAGGGCCTGGCCAGCCTTCCCAGCCTCGACCAGCTGCGTCAGGCGCTGACCGGCGCCCTCCACGAACAGGATCTCGCCGACGCGCAACGGCGCCACTGGCAGAACACCTACACCGCCCACCCGTGCATGTACGGCGAGCAGCCTTCCACCCCGGCGGTCCACGCCACAGGCGCCTTTCGCGCGGCCGGGGCGAAGGATGTGCTGGAGCTGGGGGCCGGGCACGGCCGCGACGCCCTGTACTTCGCCCGCGAGGGCTTCACCGTCCAGGCCACCGACTTCAGCGCCACCGGGCTTCAGCAGCTGCAGGAGGCTGCCCATGCCCAGGGCGTCGCCGAGCGCGTCAGCACCACGGTGCACGACGTCCGCGACAGGCTGCCATTGCCGGACGCCTCGGTGGACGCCGTCTTCGCGCACATGCTGTTGTGCATGGCCCTGTCCACCCAGGAGATTCACGCCCTGGTGCAAGACGTCCGCCGAGTGCTCCGGCCCGGCGGGCTCTTCGTCTACACCGTCCGGCACACCGACGACGCCCACTACGGCACCGGCACCCCGCACGGCGACGACATCTACGAACACGGCGGCTTCGCCGTGCACTTCTTCTCCCGCCACCTGGTCGACGCGCTCGCCGCCGACTGGACGCTGAACGAAGTCCATGCCTTCGAGGAGGGTGAACTGCCGCGCCGCCTTTGGCGCGTCACCCAGACCCGGCCCCAGTGA
- a CDS encoding DUF1326 domain-containing protein — translation MSETAATVPRWHAVGDWFDTCRCNVPCPCSFAQLPTFGECDGVLAWHIREGNYGEVPLTGLNVLMLGSFVGNVWAEHTDSYAAVFLDERADDAQREALQMIFGGQAGSWPAEMVSMMDAEMRGMDFAPIQIDVDEDLGGWRATIPDRVEASAVALTGPTTPDGARVQSTNLPGSETGPGQVATWGRSTVDRANAFGFQWSREGQSSKHITFDWTGPD, via the coding sequence ATGTCCGAGACGGCAGCGACTGTTCCGAGATGGCACGCGGTCGGTGACTGGTTCGATACGTGCAGGTGCAATGTTCCCTGTCCTTGCAGCTTCGCCCAGTTGCCCACCTTCGGCGAATGCGACGGTGTCCTGGCCTGGCACATACGCGAGGGTAACTACGGCGAAGTACCGCTGACCGGCCTCAACGTGCTGATGCTCGGCTCCTTCGTCGGCAATGTGTGGGCCGAGCACACCGACTCCTACGCGGCAGTATTCCTCGACGAGCGCGCCGACGACGCACAGCGCGAAGCCCTGCAGATGATCTTTGGAGGCCAGGCCGGCAGCTGGCCCGCCGAGATGGTCAGCATGATGGACGCCGAGATGCGCGGCATGGACTTCGCCCCCATCCAGATCGACGTCGACGAGGACCTCGGCGGCTGGCGAGCCACCATTCCCGACCGGGTCGAGGCGAGCGCCGTGGCGCTCACCGGACCCACGACACCGGACGGTGCACGGGTCCAGTCGACCAACCTGCCAGGCTCGGAGACCGGGCCAGGACAGGTCGCGACCTGGGGCCGCTCGACTGTGGACCGCGCCAATGCCTTCGGCTTCCAGTGGAGCCGGGAGGGCCAGTCCAGCAAACACATCACCTTCGACTGGACGGGCCCCGACTAG
- a CDS encoding DUF1326 domain-containing protein produces the protein MTWSISGNYLAGCSCAVVCGCAVDAKPHDPQGREECLGCAAFHVEDGRLDDVDLSGVDFVLCNHFPSNLTSGNWKVGLVIDEGATDEQTDAVARIVSGSEGGAFGELSQFYGENLGVERASVSLSDGEKPRLSVGGKTELEFEPLRGPDGGPTTMKNAMFGFSPEFTLGRTAGSSNAFGLSFDGAYGEVSDYAFSSEPPEGAPTGRG, from the coding sequence ATGACGTGGAGTATCTCCGGCAACTACCTGGCTGGTTGCTCGTGTGCGGTGGTGTGCGGCTGCGCCGTCGATGCGAAGCCGCACGACCCGCAGGGGCGTGAGGAATGCCTCGGGTGCGCCGCCTTCCATGTGGAAGACGGGCGCCTGGACGATGTGGACCTGTCCGGGGTGGATTTCGTCCTCTGCAACCACTTCCCCTCCAACCTGACCTCCGGCAATTGGAAGGTCGGCCTCGTGATCGACGAGGGGGCCACCGACGAACAAACGGACGCGGTGGCACGCATCGTGTCCGGGAGCGAGGGCGGTGCGTTCGGCGAACTCTCGCAGTTCTACGGTGAGAATCTGGGCGTGGAGCGGGCGAGCGTTTCCCTGTCCGATGGAGAGAAGCCCCGACTCAGCGTCGGTGGGAAGACCGAGCTCGAATTCGAACCCCTCAGGGGGCCCGATGGAGGGCCTACGACGATGAAGAATGCGATGTTCGGGTTCTCTCCGGAATTCACGCTGGGCCGCACCGCCGGTAGTTCGAATGCCTTCGGGCTGTCGTTCGACGGTGCGTACGGCGAGGTGTCCGACTACGCCTTCTCCAGCGAACCGCCCGAGGGTGCGCCCACCGGACGGGGTTGA
- a CDS encoding DUF2182 domain-containing protein has translation MPHLRLAPPAPTRPGILLPVRDLAVAWILMVLLAALAWVLTVGQSRHMGMEPGTMGLALPLFLLLWVVMMAAMMLPSVAPVAITWVRGINRRAAGPARTLRIAEFVSGYLLAWTGFGLLAYGALAATGYLVDRNPEAGRWIGAAAFLLAGLQQLGPLKRVCLRHCRNPMFQLLQYSRFRPWAKDLRVGAHHGLYCVGCCWGLMIVLIPLGFMNVAAMAGLAVVIFLEKLWRQGPWLTWAVGLAFLVLAVLAPFQDWLLPGLEMSDPAMGRMAH, from the coding sequence ATGCCACACCTCCGCCTGGCCCCGCCGGCACCCACGCGGCCCGGCATCCTCTTGCCCGTACGCGATCTGGCGGTCGCGTGGATCCTGATGGTGCTGCTGGCCGCCCTGGCGTGGGTACTCACCGTCGGTCAGTCCCGCCACATGGGGATGGAGCCCGGCACCATGGGCCTGGCACTCCCCCTCTTCCTGCTGCTGTGGGTGGTCATGATGGCGGCGATGATGCTGCCGTCGGTGGCACCGGTGGCCATCACTTGGGTGCGGGGAATCAACCGCCGCGCGGCGGGCCCCGCCCGCACCCTCCGGATCGCGGAATTCGTCAGCGGCTACCTCCTCGCCTGGACCGGATTCGGGCTGCTCGCGTACGGCGCCCTCGCTGCGACTGGATACCTCGTCGACCGCAACCCCGAGGCAGGACGCTGGATCGGCGCCGCCGCGTTCCTTCTCGCGGGGTTGCAGCAGCTCGGGCCGCTGAAGCGGGTCTGCCTGCGGCACTGCCGCAACCCGATGTTCCAGCTGCTCCAGTACTCGCGTTTCCGGCCCTGGGCCAAGGACCTGCGGGTGGGGGCGCACCACGGGCTGTACTGCGTCGGATGCTGCTGGGGCCTGATGATCGTCCTGATCCCGCTCGGCTTCATGAACGTGGCCGCGATGGCAGGACTGGCGGTCGTGATCTTCCTGGAGAAACTCTGGCGACAGGGGCCCTGGCTCACCTGGGCCGTCGGCCTCGCCTTCCTCGTCCTGGCCGTGCTCGCCCCGTTCCAGGACTGGCTGCTGCCTGGCCTGGAGATGTCCGATCCGGCCATGGGCCGGATGGCGCACTAG
- a CDS encoding tyrosinase family protein: MPKVRKDINALTDAELDDYIHALDILRQRSEVNEADPAGYAFQAALHNGFVGPDGVAIRCEHNNDRFLPWHRAHLHYFEKLLQAADPPRTQNVTIPYWDWIGEQTPEKFPLAFKKPGLKAPRSSAAAALPPDTLEIVTTETDQKEFAGYPVGDLSGDDGRIEGGPHNRMHGFYIGGAMANPSAAAEDPIYFSFHAFIDLMWAEWQRRNGTPPLTSPDEVLQGFASQPKNKISEFTNTVDLDYEYEYTAQLKAAFGVPPAPPAPVPPAPLNLLATELLSPLDGNADIVGELRDKEVVQLGFKVPATSGKRLRVRLDELKVPTTGSYMLRAFLHPSGVPFQPDDGEFARRFGAGYVALWRAHRHMHDGHGDLHGDHDHNVSRTARFDVGRVLESLGADGADLVFTLQFIPAPSETGLPPHPLPPVDEVDFKDVRMEVYS; encoded by the coding sequence ATGCCGAAGGTCCGCAAAGACATCAACGCCCTCACCGACGCGGAACTAGACGACTACATTCACGCACTCGACATCCTGCGGCAGCGCTCGGAGGTGAACGAGGCCGATCCGGCCGGGTACGCGTTCCAGGCGGCGCTGCACAACGGTTTCGTGGGACCGGACGGCGTCGCCATCAGGTGCGAGCACAACAACGACCGCTTTCTGCCGTGGCACCGGGCGCATCTGCACTATTTCGAGAAGCTGCTCCAGGCGGCCGACCCGCCGCGCACCCAGAACGTCACCATTCCGTACTGGGACTGGATCGGCGAACAGACACCCGAGAAGTTTCCTCTCGCGTTCAAGAAGCCGGGGCTGAAAGCCCCGCGCAGCTCCGCGGCGGCGGCGCTGCCGCCGGACACGCTGGAGATCGTCACGACGGAGACGGACCAGAAGGAGTTCGCCGGCTATCCGGTGGGTGACCTCTCCGGGGACGACGGACGGATCGAAGGGGGACCGCACAACCGGATGCACGGTTTCTACATCGGCGGGGCGATGGCGAACCCCTCGGCAGCGGCCGAGGACCCCATCTACTTCAGCTTCCACGCCTTCATCGATCTGATGTGGGCGGAGTGGCAGCGCCGTAACGGCACGCCGCCCCTGACGTCGCCGGACGAGGTGCTGCAGGGGTTCGCTTCGCAGCCCAAGAACAAGATCTCCGAGTTCACCAACACCGTGGACCTCGACTACGAGTACGAGTACACGGCGCAGCTCAAGGCGGCCTTCGGGGTGCCGCCGGCGCCCCCGGCGCCCGTGCCTCCGGCGCCGCTCAACCTCCTGGCGACCGAGCTGCTCTCACCGCTCGACGGGAACGCGGACATCGTGGGCGAACTGCGTGACAAGGAGGTCGTGCAGCTCGGGTTCAAGGTGCCCGCGACCTCGGGTAAACGACTGCGTGTGCGACTTGACGAGCTCAAGGTGCCGACCACCGGAAGCTACATGCTGCGCGCCTTCCTCCATCCGTCCGGGGTGCCCTTCCAGCCCGACGACGGCGAGTTCGCACGTCGGTTCGGAGCAGGGTATGTGGCGCTGTGGCGGGCCCACCGGCACATGCACGACGGCCACGGCGACCTGCACGGCGACCACGACCACAACGTTTCCCGTACGGCCCGCTTCGACGTGGGACGCGTCTTGGAGTCGCTGGGAGCGGACGGCGCCGACCTGGTGTTCACCCTGCAGTTCATTCCCGCGCCCAGCGAGACTGGGCTGCCCCCGCATCCTCTGCCGCCGGTCGACGAGGTGGACTTCAAGGACGTGCGCATGGAGGTGTACTCCTGA
- a CDS encoding sulfite exporter TauE/SafE family protein, with amino-acid sequence MPSSVALLITGASTGLLAGGASCAAVQGGLLAGAVTRRRTPEPAAKPAAKSKPSAQQAATPLAPVGAFLAGKLLSHTVLGALLGVFGNVLQPSPRTQAVLLLVAGVFMVLFALDLIGVKGVGRLVPRPPASFGRLMRRSAKTDSVATPALIGFATVLVPCGVTLSMELLAITSGSAVVGAAVMAGFVVGTAPLFAVLGYVFRRSSQALSGKLAGLTGVVVLTVAAWTMISALQAGGWVSFDAPDTKAKASGPFLVEGGDGSGSGGGGESPESGTTPVRTDASGRQIVTLTVTDFYVPTQFTAKAGVPTTLVLHGKDSGGCARAFTIPELGVQEIVKRDGDTEVDLGTRKPGTLRFSCAMGMQTGAIEFKKDLS; translated from the coding sequence ATGCCGTCGTCCGTCGCTTTGCTGATCACCGGTGCGAGCACCGGTCTGCTCGCTGGTGGCGCCTCGTGCGCCGCCGTACAGGGGGGTCTGCTCGCCGGAGCCGTGACCCGCCGCCGCACCCCCGAACCCGCCGCGAAACCCGCCGCCAAGTCGAAGCCTTCCGCTCAGCAGGCCGCCACACCGCTGGCGCCGGTCGGTGCCTTCCTCGCCGGGAAGCTGCTGTCCCACACGGTCCTCGGAGCCCTGCTGGGCGTCTTCGGCAACGTGCTGCAGCCCAGCCCCCGTACCCAGGCGGTGCTGCTGCTGGTCGCAGGGGTGTTCATGGTGCTGTTCGCGCTGGACCTGATCGGAGTCAAGGGGGTGGGGCGGTTGGTGCCCCGTCCGCCCGCGTCGTTCGGCCGGCTGATGCGGCGCAGCGCCAAGACCGACTCGGTCGCCACCCCGGCCCTGATCGGTTTCGCCACGGTGCTGGTGCCGTGCGGGGTGACCCTGTCGATGGAGCTGCTGGCCATCACCTCCGGATCGGCGGTGGTCGGCGCCGCGGTCATGGCCGGGTTCGTCGTGGGTACGGCCCCGCTGTTCGCCGTACTCGGCTACGTGTTCCGCCGGAGCAGCCAGGCGCTCTCCGGGAAGCTGGCCGGGCTCACCGGTGTGGTGGTGCTGACCGTCGCCGCCTGGACCATGATCTCCGCGCTTCAGGCAGGCGGGTGGGTGTCCTTCGACGCCCCGGACACCAAGGCCAAGGCAAGTGGTCCGTTCCTCGTGGAGGGCGGTGACGGGAGCGGTTCCGGGGGCGGCGGCGAATCACCGGAGAGCGGGACGACGCCCGTACGTACGGACGCATCCGGGCGGCAGATCGTTACGCTGACAGTGACGGATTTCTACGTCCCGACCCAGTTCACCGCGAAGGCCGGGGTGCCGACCACGCTGGTGCTGCACGGCAAGGACTCGGGCGGATGCGCCCGAGCGTTCACCATTCCCGAGCTCGGAGTCCAGGAGATCGTCAAGCGGGACGGTGACACCGAGGTCGACCTGGGCACCCGCAAGCCAGGCACCCTTCGCTTCTCCTGCGCGATGGGCATGCAGACCGGGGCCATCGAGTTCAAGAAGGATCTGTCATGA
- a CDS encoding cation transporter — MKLFSRKNKSEPDTAPQVVLLVEGMHCASCGLLIDDELEDVPGVRSAATDVRAGRTVVVLDEGAHVDGAALVTAVQAAGDYTARVAD, encoded by the coding sequence ATGAAGCTGTTCAGCCGAAAGAACAAGAGCGAACCGGACACGGCTCCACAGGTGGTGCTCCTCGTGGAAGGCATGCACTGCGCCAGCTGTGGCCTCCTCATCGACGACGAGTTGGAGGACGTCCCGGGGGTGCGATCGGCCGCCACGGACGTACGCGCCGGCCGCACCGTCGTGGTTCTCGACGAGGGCGCCCACGTCGACGGCGCCGCCCTCGTGACGGCGGTGCAAGCGGCGGGCGACTACACGGCCCGGGTCGCCGACTGA
- a CDS encoding TetR/AcrR family transcriptional regulator, which translates to MPKLWNETIEAHRHSVREATLDATAALVAEHGLLAVTMSRIAQETGIGRATLYKYFPDIESVLTAWHERQIAGHLERLIAARDQAGDASERLEAVLTAYALISHQRHEHHGTELTALLHQGEHVAQAHQQLRDLIRDLLAEAAEAGSLRDDVTPDELAAYCLHALGAAGSLPSKAAVRRLVTVTLAGLHPPAEVINPASADEDEAHPQERSPHHQRHSAH; encoded by the coding sequence ATGCCGAAGCTGTGGAACGAGACCATCGAGGCGCACCGCCATTCGGTGCGGGAGGCGACCCTGGATGCCACGGCCGCGCTGGTGGCCGAGCACGGGCTGCTCGCGGTGACGATGTCGCGCATCGCTCAGGAGACCGGCATCGGTCGGGCGACCCTGTACAAGTACTTCCCGGACATCGAATCAGTCCTGACCGCCTGGCACGAGCGCCAGATCGCCGGCCACCTCGAACGCCTCATCGCGGCGCGCGACCAGGCCGGCGACGCAAGCGAGCGGCTCGAAGCCGTACTGACGGCGTACGCGCTCATCTCCCATCAGCGGCACGAGCATCATGGCACCGAGCTCACTGCACTCCTTCACCAGGGCGAGCACGTCGCCCAAGCACACCAGCAGCTCAGAGACCTCATCCGGGACCTCTTGGCCGAGGCGGCCGAGGCGGGCAGCCTCCGGGACGACGTCACGCCGGACGAACTCGCCGCCTACTGCCTGCACGCCCTCGGCGCGGCCGGCAGCCTGCCCTCCAAAGCCGCGGTCCGCAGGCTCGTCACTGTCACCCTCGCGGGGCTTCACCCCCCGGCCGAAGTGATCAACCCGGCCTCCGCCGACGAGGATGAAGCACACCCCCAGGAGCGCTCGCCCCACCACCAGCGGCACAGCGCCCACTAA
- a CDS encoding metal-sensitive transcriptional regulator, with protein sequence MTGYKNDKDDVLRRLRRIEGQVRGLERMVEEDTYCIDILTQVSATTAALQSCALALLDDHLSCCVSDAIAEGGDEAQKKVAEASRAIARLVRS encoded by the coding sequence ATGACCGGCTACAAGAACGACAAGGACGACGTCCTTCGTCGTCTGCGCCGCATAGAGGGGCAGGTAAGGGGACTTGAGCGGATGGTGGAAGAGGACACCTACTGCATTGACATCCTCACTCAGGTCTCCGCCACCACTGCCGCCCTCCAGTCCTGCGCGCTGGCGCTTCTCGACGATCACCTCAGCTGTTGCGTCTCCGACGCCATCGCCGAGGGTGGAGACGAGGCACAGAAGAAGGTCGCCGAAGCCTCCCGGGCCATCGCCCGCCTCGTACGCTCATGA
- a CDS encoding heavy metal translocating P-type ATPase, with the protein MTTTVPDTAEVELAIGGMTCASCAARIEKKLNRMDGVEATVNYATEKAKVSYQGGAVSVADLIATVEATGYTAAEPTPIRTDSGSGGTAPEETDELRPLRHRLITAVALSVPVIAMAMVPALQIEYWQWLSLTLTAPVVTYAAWPFHRAAFTNARHGAATMDTLISVGTSAAFLWSLWALFFGTAGTPGMTHAFELTISRSDGAGNIYLEAAAGVTAFILAGRYFEARSKRKAGAALKALLELGAKEVTVLRGSREQLIPTADLQVGDRFLVRPGEKIATDGTVVEGASAVDASMLTGESVPVEVGVGDSVTGATLNAGGRLVVEATRIGSDTQLARMAKLVEDAQNGKAAAQRLADKISAVFVPIVIALALATLGFWLGSGAGLTAAFTAAVAVLIIACPCALGLATPTALLVGTGRGAQLGILIKGPEVLETTRKVDTIVLDKTGTVTTGKMTLLAIHIADGEDETEVLRLAGALEHASEHPIAQAVAAGAAERVGALPVPEDFANIAGLGVQGIVDGHAVLVGRERLLAEWAMELPVGLERAKAEAEAAGRTAIAVAWDGEARAVLEVADAVKNTSAEAIRRLRALGLTPILLTGDNKAVADSVAREVGIDEVIAEVMPEDKVNVVKRLQAEGRSVAMVGDGVNDAAALAQADLGLAMGTGTDAAIEAGDLTLVRGDLRAAADAIRLSRKTLGTIKSNLFWAFAYNVAALPLAASGLLNPMIAGAAMAFSSVFVVGNSLRLRSFRAMS; encoded by the coding sequence ATGACTACCACGGTCCCCGATACCGCCGAGGTCGAACTCGCCATTGGCGGGATGACCTGCGCCTCGTGCGCCGCACGCATCGAGAAGAAACTCAACCGCATGGACGGGGTCGAGGCCACCGTCAACTACGCCACCGAGAAGGCCAAGGTCAGCTACCAGGGCGGGGCCGTCTCCGTCGCGGACCTGATCGCCACGGTCGAGGCGACGGGATACACCGCCGCCGAGCCCACCCCGATACGTACGGATTCCGGATCCGGCGGAACGGCGCCTGAGGAGACCGACGAGCTGCGGCCGCTGCGGCACCGGCTGATCACCGCCGTGGCGCTGTCCGTACCGGTGATCGCGATGGCGATGGTCCCGGCCCTGCAGATCGAGTACTGGCAGTGGCTCTCGCTCACGCTGACCGCGCCGGTCGTCACGTACGCCGCCTGGCCCTTCCACCGCGCCGCGTTCACCAACGCCCGGCACGGCGCGGCCACCATGGACACCCTGATCTCGGTCGGCACCTCGGCCGCGTTCCTGTGGTCGCTGTGGGCCCTGTTCTTCGGCACCGCCGGCACGCCCGGCATGACACACGCCTTCGAGCTGACCATCTCCCGCAGCGACGGCGCGGGGAACATCTACCTGGAAGCCGCGGCCGGCGTCACCGCGTTCATCCTGGCCGGGCGGTACTTCGAGGCCCGGTCCAAGCGTAAGGCGGGCGCCGCCCTGAAGGCGCTGCTGGAGCTGGGCGCGAAGGAGGTCACCGTACTGCGCGGCAGCCGCGAGCAGCTGATCCCGACCGCGGACCTGCAGGTGGGCGACCGTTTCCTGGTCCGCCCGGGCGAGAAGATCGCCACCGACGGCACCGTAGTCGAGGGCGCCTCGGCGGTGGACGCCTCCATGCTGACCGGCGAGTCGGTACCGGTCGAGGTCGGTGTGGGCGATTCGGTCACCGGCGCCACGCTCAACGCGGGCGGCCGCCTCGTGGTCGAGGCCACCCGTATCGGCTCCGACACCCAGCTGGCCCGGATGGCCAAGCTGGTCGAGGACGCCCAGAACGGAAAGGCCGCGGCCCAGCGCCTGGCCGACAAGATCTCCGCCGTCTTCGTCCCCATCGTCATCGCCCTCGCGCTCGCCACGCTGGGATTCTGGCTCGGCAGCGGCGCGGGACTCACCGCCGCGTTCACGGCAGCAGTGGCCGTACTGATCATCGCCTGCCCCTGCGCCCTGGGCCTGGCCACCCCGACCGCTCTCCTGGTCGGCACCGGCCGCGGCGCCCAGCTCGGCATCCTCATCAAGGGCCCCGAGGTGCTGGAGACCACCCGTAAGGTCGACACGATCGTCCTGGACAAGACCGGAACCGTCACCACCGGCAAGATGACCCTCCTGGCCATCCACATCGCCGACGGCGAGGACGAAACCGAAGTCCTGCGGCTGGCAGGCGCGTTGGAGCACGCCTCCGAGCACCCCATCGCCCAGGCCGTTGCCGCCGGCGCAGCCGAACGTGTGGGAGCCCTGCCCGTACCGGAGGACTTCGCGAACATCGCCGGGCTCGGCGTCCAGGGCATCGTCGACGGGCACGCGGTCCTCGTGGGCCGCGAGCGGCTGCTGGCCGAGTGGGCCATGGAACTGCCCGTCGGCCTGGAGCGCGCGAAGGCGGAGGCCGAGGCGGCCGGCCGTACGGCGATCGCGGTCGCCTGGGACGGCGAGGCCCGCGCGGTCCTCGAAGTCGCGGACGCAGTCAAGAACACCAGCGCCGAGGCCATCCGGCGGCTGCGCGCCCTGGGTCTGACACCGATCCTGCTCACCGGCGACAACAAGGCCGTCGCCGACTCGGTGGCCCGCGAGGTGGGCATCGACGAGGTGATCGCCGAGGTCATGCCCGAGGACAAGGTGAATGTCGTCAAGCGCCTCCAGGCCGAGGGCCGGTCGGTCGCCATGGTCGGAGACGGCGTCAACGACGCCGCCGCCCTGGCCCAGGCCGACCTGGGCCTGGCCATGGGCACGGGAACGGACGCGGCCATCGAGGCGGGCGACCTGACCCTGGTCCGCGGTGACCTGCGAGCCGCTGCGGACGCCATCCGCCTCTCACGCAAGACCCTCGGCACCATCAAGTCGAACCTGTTCTGGGCCTTCGCCTACAACGTGGCCGCCCTGCCGCTCGCAGCCTCCGGCCTGCTGAACCCCATGATCGCGGGCGCGGCGATGGCCTTCTCCTCGGTCTTCGTCGTCGGCAACAGCCTCCGCCTGCGCAGCTTCCGCGCCATGAGCTGA
- a CDS encoding heavy-metal-associated domain-containing protein encodes MSCCSTDGTCSTTATATEGTTTVYDVSGMTCGHCKATLTKEIGALDGVLSVDVDLSTGQVSVTTSDEPDDALLAKVIDEAGYELTGRTA; translated from the coding sequence ATGTCCTGCTGCTCCACGGATGGCACCTGCTCCACCACCGCCACCGCCACCGAAGGCACCACCACGGTGTACGACGTCTCCGGCATGACGTGCGGGCACTGCAAGGCCACGCTCACCAAGGAGATCGGCGCCCTCGACGGCGTCCTGTCGGTGGACGTCGACCTCAGCACCGGCCAGGTTTCCGTGACCACGTCGGACGAACCCGACGACGCGCTGCTGGCCAAGGTCATAGACGAGGCGGGCTACGAACTCACCGGCCGGACCGCCTGA
- a CDS encoding GNAT family N-acetyltransferase produces the protein MTPEELPFVVAEHRKHFPDGFFARLGPAFLTAYSRTYISSPHAGAYIAESDGEPVGFLVGVIEPVAHRRHVLQVHRRKLLLRAAGALALRPPLALHFLRTRLPRYCRGLLRGRPAPQVARGPRGTTAVLAHVAVVEHARSRGIGEVLISRFVEDANNAGCARVSLVTVLGDGGAGMYYERRGWVPQGETSSPDGRRLATYDLLLNSGAAAEAC, from the coding sequence ATGACCCCGGAGGAGCTCCCCTTCGTCGTCGCGGAGCATCGAAAGCACTTCCCCGACGGGTTCTTCGCCCGCCTCGGCCCGGCGTTCCTGACGGCATATTCCCGTACCTACATCAGCAGCCCCCACGCCGGCGCTTACATAGCCGAATCGGACGGAGAGCCGGTCGGCTTTCTGGTAGGTGTGATCGAACCAGTAGCTCACCGGCGTCACGTGCTCCAGGTCCACCGACGGAAACTCCTCCTGCGTGCCGCAGGTGCTCTGGCACTGCGCCCACCGTTGGCCCTGCACTTCCTGCGCACTCGGTTGCCGCGGTACTGCCGCGGTCTGTTGCGCGGACGCCCAGCTCCGCAGGTCGCTCGCGGTCCGCGCGGCACGACCGCGGTACTGGCGCATGTCGCCGTAGTCGAGCATGCCCGGTCGAGAGGAATAGGCGAAGTCCTGATCAGCCGGTTCGTCGAGGACGCCAACAACGCCGGATGCGCACGCGTCAGTCTCGTCACCGTCCTTGGCGACGGTGGTGCCGGCATGTACTACGAGCGACGGGGATGGGTGCCGCAAGGTGAGACCAGTAGCCCGGACGGGCGCCGACTGGCCACGTATGACCTGCTCCTGAACAGCGGCGCTGCGGCCGAGGCCTGCTGA